One Mesorhizobium sp. WSM2240 DNA window includes the following coding sequences:
- a CDS encoding formate dehydrogenase subunit gamma — translation MPLTQAAGTDILTRTAGVIADHIGLEGSLLPILHAVQHEFGYVPSQSLPLIADALNISRAEVYGVVTFYHDYRSKPAGTHVFKVCQAEACQSMGSDRIAGQLKQALGIGFHETTLDGSVTLEPVYCLGLCACAPSAMLDGAPIGRLDADMIAEIVAEIRP, via the coding sequence CTGCCGTTGACACAGGCCGCAGGTACCGACATTTTGACGCGCACGGCCGGCGTAATTGCCGACCACATCGGTCTTGAAGGGTCGCTGCTTCCCATTCTGCACGCCGTTCAGCACGAATTCGGCTACGTGCCGTCGCAATCCCTTCCGCTCATCGCCGATGCCCTGAACATCTCGCGCGCCGAGGTGTATGGCGTCGTCACTTTCTATCATGACTATCGATCAAAGCCGGCCGGCACCCATGTGTTCAAGGTCTGCCAGGCGGAAGCCTGCCAGTCGATGGGTTCCGACAGGATCGCGGGACAGCTGAAGCAGGCGCTGGGCATCGGCTTCCACGAAACCACTCTCGACGGATCCGTCACGCTGGAGCCGGTCTATTGCCTCGGTCTCTGCGCCTGTGCCCCTTCGGCCATGCTCGACGGAGCGCCGATCGGGCGGCTGGACGCAGACATGATTGCCGAGATCGTCGCGGAGATCAGGCCGTGA
- a CDS encoding NADH-quinone oxidoreductase subunit NuoF — protein sequence MVIYIPGDSAAVAVGADRVALAIESELAARGLEAQIVRNGSRGMFWLEPMVEVATTVGRIAYGPVKAKDVAGLFDAGLMTGGDHEKRLGDPEKIPFLAKQTRLTFARVGITDPLSLDDYKAHGGLRGLQNAVAMARGDIVKQVTDSGLRGRGGAGFPTGIKWKTVLDQVQDRKYIVCNADEGDSATFADRMIMEGDPFVLIEGMAIAGVATGATKGFVYIRSEYPHAVDKMQRAVDIARFAGVLGVNVLGSPNAFDIEIRVGAGAYICGEETSLLNSLEGKRGVVRAKPPLPAIEGLFGRPTVINNVISLASVPIIMDRGAAFYKDFGMGRSRGTIPIQVAGNVRRGGLFEAAFGMTLGEIVEGIGGGTATGRPLKAVQVGGPLGAYFPPSLFDTPFDYEAFAAKGGLIGHAGITVFDDSVDMLKQARFAMEFCAIESCGKCTPCRIGSTRGVETIDKIGAGDDSETNLALVTDLCNTMKYGSLCALGGFTPYPVMSAINHFPQDFVPRLVAEAAE from the coding sequence GTGGTCATCTATATCCCCGGAGACAGTGCAGCCGTTGCGGTTGGCGCGGATCGGGTCGCGTTGGCGATCGAAAGCGAGCTCGCAGCGCGCGGGCTCGAAGCACAGATCGTGCGCAACGGCTCGCGCGGCATGTTCTGGCTGGAGCCGATGGTCGAAGTCGCTACCACGGTCGGGCGCATCGCCTATGGTCCGGTCAAGGCGAAAGACGTCGCCGGCCTGTTCGATGCCGGCCTGATGACCGGAGGCGATCACGAAAAGCGCCTCGGCGATCCGGAAAAGATACCCTTCCTGGCGAAACAGACCCGCCTGACCTTTGCGCGCGTCGGTATCACCGATCCTCTATCGCTGGACGATTACAAGGCACATGGCGGATTGCGCGGTCTGCAGAACGCGGTCGCTATGGCTCGTGGCGACATCGTCAAGCAGGTCACGGACAGTGGCCTGCGCGGGCGCGGCGGAGCAGGCTTCCCCACCGGCATCAAATGGAAGACCGTCCTCGACCAGGTTCAGGACCGCAAATACATCGTCTGCAATGCGGACGAAGGCGACAGCGCGACCTTCGCGGATCGGATGATCATGGAGGGCGACCCCTTCGTGCTTATCGAGGGCATGGCGATTGCCGGCGTCGCGACCGGCGCGACCAAGGGCTTCGTCTACATCCGTTCCGAGTACCCGCACGCCGTGGACAAGATGCAAAGGGCGGTGGATATCGCCCGGTTCGCCGGCGTGCTTGGCGTCAATGTGCTGGGTTCGCCGAACGCTTTCGATATCGAGATCCGCGTCGGCGCCGGCGCCTATATCTGCGGCGAGGAAACGTCGCTGCTCAACTCGCTGGAGGGCAAGCGCGGCGTGGTGCGCGCCAAGCCGCCGCTGCCGGCGATCGAAGGCCTGTTCGGCAGGCCCACGGTGATCAACAACGTCATTTCGCTCGCCTCCGTGCCGATCATCATGGATCGCGGCGCTGCCTTCTACAAGGACTTCGGAATGGGCCGCTCGCGCGGCACCATCCCGATCCAGGTCGCCGGCAACGTCAGACGCGGCGGGCTGTTCGAGGCGGCGTTCGGCATGACGTTGGGCGAGATCGTCGAGGGCATAGGCGGCGGCACGGCGACCGGCCGTCCCCTCAAGGCGGTGCAGGTAGGCGGGCCGCTCGGAGCCTATTTCCCGCCGTCCCTGTTCGACACGCCGTTCGACTATGAAGCCTTCGCTGCGAAGGGCGGGCTGATCGGCCACGCCGGCATCACCGTATTCGATGACAGCGTGGATATGCTGAAGCAGGCGCGCTTCGCGATGGAGTTCTGCGCCATAGAGAGCTGCGGCAAGTGCACGCCCTGCCGCATCGGTTCGACACGGGGCGTCGAGACGATCGACAAGATCGGCGCCGGCGACGATTCCGAGACGAACCTCGCTCTGGTCACCGACCTTTGCAACACGATGAAGTACGGCTCGCTCTGCGCCTTGGGCGGCTTCACGCCCTACCCGGTTATGAGCGCCATCAATCACTTTCCTCAGGACTTCGTGCCCCGTTTGGTGGCGGAAGCCGCGGAATAG
- the fdhF gene encoding formate dehydrogenase subunit alpha, with translation MGLVHEIDFGTPVVNAEKQVTLTVDGFTVTVPEGTSIMRASMEAGIAIPKLCATDMVDAFGSCRLCLVEIEGHAGTPSSCTTPVTPGMVVHTQTGRLKDIRRGVMELYISDHPLDCLTCAANGDCELQDMAGAVGLRDVRYGYDGENHVKATVDGVANFSWMPKDESNPYFTYDPSKCIVCSRCVRACEEVQGTFALTIEGRGFGSRVSPGTHESFLASECVSCGACVQACPTATLTEKSVIEIGQPEHSVVTTCAYCGVGCSFKAEMRGEELVRMVPWKDGKANRGHSCVKGRFAYGYATHKERILNPMIREKISDPWREVSWEEAFKHLASEFRRIQYQYGRGAVGGITSSRCTNEETYLVQKLVRAGFGNNNVDTCARVCHSPTGYGLGQAYGTSAGTQDFDSVEDSDVIMVIGANPSAAHPVFASRMKKRIRKGAKLIVLDPRETETVNSVHAKATYHLPLKPGTNVAVITALANVIVTEGLFDESFIRERCDWSEFEDWAAFVAEERNSPEEVEKLSGVPADLIRSAARLYATGGNGAIYYGLGVTEHSQGSTTVMAIANLAMATGNIGRRGVGVNPLRGQNNVQGSCDMGSFPHELPGYRHISGDAVRDIYDTLWGTKLENEPGLRIPNMLDAAVEGTFKGIYIQGEDILQSDPDTKHVSAGLAAMECVVIHDLFLNETANYAHVFLPGSTFLEKDGTFTNAERRINRVRKVMSPKNGYADWEVTQEMARAMGLNWNYTHPSEIMDEVAATTPSFANISYGLLEKVGSVQWPCNEKAPQGTPIMHVDGFVRGKGKFIRTEYIPTDERTGPRFPLLLTTGRILSQYNVGAQTRRTANVMWHAEDLLEIHPHDAEQRGIREGDWVKLKSRAGETTLRADITDRVAPGVVYTTFHHPDTQANVITTDYSDWATNCPEYKVTAVQVAPSNGPSQWQEEYEELSKRSRRIAGRLEAAE, from the coding sequence ATGGGTCTCGTCCACGAAATCGATTTTGGCACGCCGGTCGTCAATGCGGAGAAACAAGTGACGCTCACCGTTGACGGCTTCACGGTTACCGTCCCGGAGGGCACCTCGATCATGCGGGCCTCGATGGAGGCCGGCATCGCGATCCCGAAGCTCTGCGCGACCGACATGGTCGACGCCTTCGGCTCCTGCCGGCTCTGCCTCGTCGAGATCGAGGGCCACGCCGGCACGCCGTCTTCCTGCACGACGCCGGTCACACCCGGCATGGTCGTGCACACGCAGACCGGCCGGCTCAAAGACATCCGCCGCGGCGTGATGGAACTCTACATCTCCGACCATCCGCTCGACTGCCTGACCTGCGCCGCCAATGGCGACTGCGAACTGCAGGACATGGCCGGCGCGGTGGGGCTGCGCGACGTCCGCTACGGCTACGACGGCGAAAACCATGTGAAGGCGACGGTCGACGGCGTCGCGAACTTCAGCTGGATGCCGAAGGACGAGTCCAACCCGTATTTCACCTATGATCCGTCGAAATGCATCGTCTGCTCGCGCTGCGTGCGCGCCTGCGAGGAGGTGCAGGGCACTTTCGCGCTGACCATCGAGGGCCGAGGCTTCGGATCCCGCGTTTCGCCCGGCACGCATGAGAGTTTCCTCGCATCCGAATGCGTTTCCTGCGGCGCCTGCGTTCAGGCCTGCCCGACCGCGACGCTGACGGAGAAGAGCGTAATTGAGATCGGCCAGCCGGAGCATTCGGTCGTCACCACCTGCGCCTATTGCGGTGTCGGCTGTTCGTTCAAGGCGGAGATGCGCGGCGAGGAGCTCGTTCGCATGGTGCCGTGGAAGGACGGGAAGGCGAACCGCGGTCACTCCTGCGTCAAAGGCCGCTTCGCCTATGGCTACGCCACGCACAAGGAGCGCATCCTCAACCCGATGATCCGGGAGAAGATTTCCGATCCTTGGCGGGAAGTTTCGTGGGAGGAGGCGTTTAAGCACCTAGCCAGCGAGTTCCGCCGCATCCAGTACCAGTACGGACGCGGCGCCGTCGGTGGTATCACATCGTCGCGCTGCACGAACGAGGAGACTTACCTCGTGCAGAAACTGGTGCGGGCGGGATTCGGCAACAACAACGTGGATACCTGTGCCCGCGTCTGCCACTCGCCCACCGGCTACGGTCTCGGCCAGGCCTACGGCACCTCCGCCGGCACCCAGGATTTCGATTCCGTCGAGGATTCCGACGTGATCATGGTGATCGGCGCCAATCCGTCCGCTGCGCACCCCGTGTTCGCCTCGCGCATGAAGAAGCGCATCCGCAAGGGTGCGAAGCTGATCGTGCTCGACCCACGCGAGACCGAGACGGTCAACTCCGTCCATGCCAAGGCGACCTATCACCTGCCGCTGAAACCGGGAACCAACGTGGCGGTCATCACTGCGCTCGCGAACGTGATAGTGACCGAGGGGCTGTTCGACGAATCCTTCATCCGCGAGCGCTGCGACTGGTCGGAGTTCGAGGACTGGGCGGCCTTCGTCGCCGAGGAGCGCAACAGCCCGGAGGAAGTAGAAAAGCTCTCCGGCGTGCCGGCGGACCTGATCCGCAGCGCCGCCCGGCTATATGCCACGGGAGGCAACGGCGCGATCTATTACGGTCTCGGCGTCACGGAGCACAGCCAGGGCTCGACCACGGTAATGGCGATCGCCAACCTCGCCATGGCAACCGGCAATATCGGCCGGCGCGGCGTCGGCGTGAATCCGTTGCGCGGGCAGAACAATGTGCAGGGTTCCTGCGATATGGGTTCGTTCCCGCACGAATTGCCGGGCTACCGCCACATCTCGGGCGATGCCGTGCGCGACATCTACGACACGCTCTGGGGCACCAAGCTCGAGAACGAGCCGGGGCTCCGCATCCCCAACATGCTCGACGCCGCGGTGGAGGGCACGTTCAAGGGCATCTACATCCAAGGCGAGGATATCCTCCAGTCGGATCCTGACACCAAGCACGTCTCGGCTGGCCTCGCCGCGATGGAATGCGTTGTGATCCACGACCTCTTCCTCAACGAGACGGCTAACTACGCCCATGTCTTTCTGCCGGGCTCGACCTTCCTCGAGAAGGACGGGACGTTCACCAACGCGGAACGCCGCATCAACCGCGTCCGCAAGGTGATGTCGCCGAAGAACGGCTATGCCGACTGGGAGGTGACCCAGGAGATGGCGCGTGCGATGGGCCTAAATTGGAACTACACGCACCCCTCGGAGATCATGGACGAGGTCGCGGCGACGACGCCGAGCTTCGCAAATATCTCGTACGGCTTGCTCGAAAAGGTCGGCTCGGTGCAGTGGCCTTGCAACGAGAAGGCGCCTCAGGGCACCCCGATCATGCATGTCGACGGTTTCGTGCGCGGCAAGGGCAAATTCATCCGCACGGAATACATCCCGACTGACGAAAGAACCGGACCTCGTTTCCCGCTGCTGCTCACCACCGGCCGGATCCTGTCGCAATACAATGTCGGCGCGCAGACGCGCCGCACGGCGAATGTCATGTGGCATGCCGAGGACCTGCTGGAAATCCACCCGCATGATGCCGAGCAGCGTGGCATTCGCGAGGGCGACTGGGTGAAGCTCAAGTCCCGCGCCGGCGAAACGACGCTGCGCGCCGATATCACCGATCGGGTCGCGCCGGGTGTGGTCTATACCACCTTCCATCATCCAGACACGCAGGCCAACGTGATCACCACCGACTATTCCGATTGGGCGACCAACTGTCCCGAATACAAAGTGACGGCGGTCCAGGTTGCGCCATCGAACGGGCCGAGCCAGTGGCAGGAGGAATATGAGGAATTGTCGAAGCGCTCGCGCCGCATCGCGGGGCGACTTGAGGCTGCGGAGTAG
- the fdhD gene encoding formate dehydrogenase accessory sulfurtransferase FdhD, with translation MKSPLAPANRVARRSSGTLSAHRNVPEETPIALSYGGTTYAVMMGTPTDLEDFALGFSLTEGIIQSAHEIEDLQVVDLGSGIDIQIGLRDYARDRLKARRRRMAGPVGCGLCGIESIEEALRKPQSVTGHALTLEAGELTNAVRLLSGQQPLHAQTGAVHAAGFYIPEDGLVAVREDVGRHNALDKLAGALLNANMSGQRGAVVVTSRVSVEMVQKTAVIGASLIVAVSAPTALAIRTAAEAGMTLVALVRGDEFDIFTHPYRLTDGAVRHVA, from the coding sequence ATGAAGTCGCCGCTTGCGCCAGCGAACCGCGTTGCCCGCCGGTCATCGGGCACGCTGAGCGCGCACCGCAACGTTCCGGAGGAGACGCCGATCGCGCTTTCCTATGGCGGCACCACATACGCCGTCATGATGGGCACGCCGACCGATCTGGAGGATTTCGCACTCGGATTCTCGCTGACGGAAGGCATCATCCAGTCCGCCCATGAAATCGAAGACTTGCAGGTCGTGGATCTGGGCAGCGGTATCGACATCCAGATCGGACTTCGAGACTACGCCCGCGACCGCTTGAAAGCGAGGCGTCGCAGGATGGCCGGACCTGTGGGTTGCGGTCTGTGCGGCATCGAATCCATAGAGGAAGCCCTGCGCAAGCCGCAGTCCGTAACGGGCCACGCCCTTACACTCGAGGCTGGCGAACTCACGAACGCTGTCAGGCTACTGTCAGGTCAACAGCCACTGCATGCGCAGACGGGAGCCGTCCATGCAGCGGGATTCTACATTCCTGAAGACGGGCTCGTCGCGGTACGCGAAGATGTCGGCCGCCACAACGCGCTCGACAAGCTTGCAGGAGCGCTCTTGAACGCTAATATGAGCGGGCAGCGCGGCGCGGTCGTGGTGACGAGCCGCGTCTCCGTGGAGATGGTGCAGAAGACGGCCGTCATCGGCGCCTCCCTTATCGTCGCCGTTTCCGCTCCTACCGCCCTTGCAATACGCACGGCTGCGGAGGCCGGCATGACACTCGTGGCCTTGGTGCGTGGCGATGAGTTTGACATTTTCACTCATCCCTATCGCTTGACGGATGGAGCCGTAAGACATGTTGCATGA